One Tenrec ecaudatus isolate mTenEca1 chromosome 12, mTenEca1.hap1, whole genome shotgun sequence DNA segment encodes these proteins:
- the LOC142422826 gene encoding olfactory receptor 1f45-like, translating to MVMSWTNQSSVSEFLLLGLSSQPQQQQVLFIIFMSMYLATVLGNLLIILVISVDSRLHTPMYFFFSNLSFVDLCFSSTIVPNMLFNHILRRQAISFPGCVTQMYFFSVFIVMENFLLAVMAYDRFVAVCHPLHYTTKMTPQLCALMVTGSWVIASGNALLHILLFSRLSFCADNRIPHFFCDVTALLKLSCSDTQLNKMIMHTEGGLIMITPFVCILVSYICITTAVLKIPSTKGKWKAFSTCGSHLAVVSLFYGTVFAVYLTPSPSHSAEKDIAAAVMYTVVTPVLNPFIYSLRNKDMKRALTKVICITFFSFQQRMGSKCHKGMS from the coding sequence ATGGTCATGAGTTGGACAAACCAGTCAAGTGTCTCTGAGTTCCTCCTCCTGGGCCTCTCTAGCCAGCCCCAGCAGCAGCAGGTCCTTTTCATCATATTCATGAGCATGTACCTGGCCACAGTCCTGGgaaacctgctcatcatcctggtCATCAGTGTAGACTCCCGGctgcacacccccatgtacttcttttTCAGTAACCTGTCCTTTGTGGACCTCTGTTTCTCCTCGACCATAGTCCCGAATATGCTGTTCAACCACATACTCCGCCGTCAGGCCATCTCCTTCCCTGGATGTGTCACACAGATGTATTTTTTCAGTGTGTTTATTGTCATGGAGAATTTCCTCCTGGCTGTGATGGCCTATGATCGCTTTGTTGCTGTATGCCACCCTTTACACTATACAACAAAGATGACCCCTCAGCTCTGTGCTCTGATGGTCACTGGGTCTTGGGTCATTGCCAGTGGGAATGCTCTGTTGCATATCCTGCTATTTTCTCGACTCTCATTCTGTGCAGACAACAGGATCCCCCACTTCTTCTGTGATGTTACTGCTCTCCTGAAACtctcctgctctgacacacagctCAATAAGATGATTATGCATACTGAGGGGGGCTTGATAATGATCACCCCCTTTGTTTGCATCCTGGTTTCCTACATTTGCATCACCACTGCAGTCCTGAAAATCCCATCCACAAAGGGCAAGTGGAAAGCCTTCTCCACGTGTGGCTCCCACCTCGCTGTGGTTTCCCTCTTCTACGGCACTGTCTTTGCTGTTTATctcaccccttccccctcccactctgctgAGAAGGACATTGCAGCTGCTGTGATGTACACTGTGGTGACACCTGTGCTGAACCCTTTCATCTACAGCCTCAGGAACAAGGATATGAAAAGGGCACTAACAAAAGTAATTTGCattacctttttttcttttcaacaacGGATGGGTTCTAAATGTCATAAAGGAATGTCATAG